A section of the Cuniculiplasma divulgatum genome encodes:
- a CDS encoding FAD-binding oxidoreductase, producing MSISVLYGRDISKDFTMEFNFATGRIGKPGAAWDGNFSLPSDSVLKDSRQIPENIVAATGISTDLDHRVLHSMGKSSPEILAAKHGNFGQIVGGVLYPDAGSLESSVRMLVESGLRVIPYGGGSSVNGSLMPEAGHETVSVDMRNFSSISIGKNFVRAGAGVTGSDLEAALWKAGYTCGNFPESFRYSTVGGWVATGAVGQESNQYGGIREIAISISLLTSSGRIEDINVPSQSAGTTALDISLGSAGGTGIITDVTLKTFRIPRRRYYHSYFFRSFEDGLRVLQESEKFPTVARLSDETETEFAIRANSADTVQKLFRSYLDIRGVGNGAILIVVNNEEPWRMGMSGSVYAGGIPARMWERDRYLRPGLANLLWKAGYIPDTLETAANWEYLPGLYRDVKESFYEMKKEHGFNGVIMAHISHLYRSGACIYFTFVISTEFKQEMETLDAVRDGIIKAFIRNHGAITHHHGMGALFRPYLDSHHLDLMKLVRDPMYGGV from the coding sequence ATGTCCATATCTGTTCTCTATGGGCGCGATATAAGCAAAGATTTTACCATGGAATTCAACTTCGCTACCGGGAGAATTGGAAAGCCTGGAGCAGCTTGGGACGGCAATTTCAGTTTACCATCAGATTCAGTCCTGAAAGATTCTCGGCAAATACCGGAGAATATTGTTGCTGCAACCGGCATTTCTACCGATCTGGACCATCGAGTGCTTCATTCCATGGGCAAGTCCTCTCCCGAGATACTGGCCGCCAAGCACGGTAATTTTGGGCAGATTGTTGGTGGCGTGCTGTATCCTGACGCAGGATCACTTGAATCCTCAGTCAGAATGCTTGTAGAAAGTGGCCTGAGGGTGATACCCTATGGAGGCGGCAGTTCCGTAAATGGATCGCTGATGCCTGAGGCTGGCCATGAAACGGTTTCCGTAGACATGAGGAACTTCTCTTCCATAAGCATAGGGAAGAATTTTGTCCGGGCAGGAGCAGGGGTGACCGGCTCTGATCTGGAGGCAGCACTGTGGAAGGCAGGATACACCTGCGGCAATTTCCCTGAATCCTTCAGGTATTCCACTGTGGGAGGCTGGGTTGCCACCGGTGCCGTTGGCCAGGAATCCAACCAGTACGGCGGGATCCGGGAGATTGCCATTTCAATCTCACTTCTTACATCATCAGGGCGAATAGAGGACATCAATGTTCCCAGCCAGTCTGCAGGCACAACAGCACTGGACATTTCACTGGGATCGGCAGGAGGCACAGGGATAATAACAGATGTTACTCTCAAGACATTCAGGATACCTCGCAGAAGATATTACCACAGTTATTTTTTCAGGTCATTTGAAGACGGTCTGCGGGTCCTGCAGGAAAGTGAAAAGTTTCCGACAGTTGCCCGTCTTTCCGACGAAACTGAGACGGAATTTGCAATACGGGCTAATTCTGCAGACACTGTTCAAAAGCTTTTCCGAAGCTATCTGGACATCAGGGGTGTAGGTAATGGAGCAATTCTCATCGTTGTCAACAATGAAGAGCCGTGGAGAATGGGCATGTCTGGATCTGTTTATGCCGGCGGAATCCCGGCAAGGATGTGGGAGCGGGACAGGTATCTCAGGCCGGGGCTTGCGAACCTGCTGTGGAAGGCCGGATACATTCCTGACACTCTGGAAACGGCTGCCAACTGGGAATATCTGCCGGGACTGTACCGGGATGTGAAAGAATCTTTCTATGAAATGAAGAAGGAACATGGCTTCAACGGCGTCATTATGGCCCACATTTCGCACCTTTACCGATCTGGGGCCTGCATCTACTTCACATTCGTCATTTCAACAGAATTCAAACAGGAAATGGAAACCCTTGATGCCGTCAGGGACGGCATAATTAAGGCATTCATCAGGAATCATGGCGCAATCACCCATCATCACGGTATGGGCGCCCTGTTCAGGCCATATCTGGATAGTCACCATTTGGATTTAATGAAATTGGTCAGGGATCCAATGTATGGGGGTGTCTGA
- a CDS encoding DUF72 domain-containing protein: MGKLFMEILNGTSGWNYSRWIGPFYPRGTTSDRMLSLYSRIFTAVEIDSTFYAIPSPETVKKWASVTPENFLFTAKIPKAITHENSFTGVEGIFNEFISVMTLLGKKLGCLLFQLPPTVSYRNSGDSFLKFIKNLPDKPDFSVEFRNGDWYNSVILEEMRKRNISVAWSDNPHTPAFHWCTARHIYLRLVGDRSISESSFGKVISDRSSDMRRWSINLLDHRDDVDRAFVFANNHYAGFGPATARMFGELSGIKQVGWENMLSDAVKGKQTTLF, encoded by the coding sequence ATGGGTAAGCTGTTCATGGAAATCCTGAATGGAACATCCGGGTGGAACTACAGCAGATGGATTGGACCTTTCTACCCTCGTGGAACAACAAGCGACAGAATGCTTTCTCTGTATTCCAGGATTTTTACGGCGGTGGAGATTGATTCAACATTTTACGCAATACCTTCCCCTGAAACGGTGAAGAAATGGGCCAGCGTTACTCCTGAAAACTTCCTGTTCACTGCAAAGATTCCTAAAGCAATCACGCATGAAAACTCCTTTACCGGCGTTGAAGGAATATTCAATGAATTCATTTCCGTGATGACACTGTTGGGGAAAAAGCTCGGATGCCTGCTATTCCAGCTTCCCCCAACTGTATCATACAGGAATTCAGGGGACAGCTTCCTGAAGTTCATCAAGAATCTTCCGGATAAACCTGACTTTTCAGTGGAGTTCAGGAACGGCGACTGGTATAATTCTGTCATACTGGAAGAGATGAGGAAGAGAAATATTTCAGTGGCATGGTCTGACAACCCCCACACTCCAGCTTTTCACTGGTGCACCGCACGACACATATATCTCAGGCTTGTGGGAGACAGGAGCATAAGCGAGTCATCATTTGGTAAGGTGATTTCTGATAGATCTTCCGACATGAGAAGATGGTCTATCAACCTGCTTGATCACAGGGATGATGTGGACAGAGCCTTCGTCTTCGCTAACAATCATTATGCTGGATTTGGTCCGGCCACTGCCAGAATGTTTGGGGAATTATCGGGCATCAAGCAGGTTGGATGGGAGAACATGCTTTCAGATGCAGTAAAAGGAAAACAGACAACACTCTTCTGA
- a CDS encoding S9 family peptidase, producing MNATEAYSIKFATDLSVSGDTLFFVQKYIKNGEYKSCIYRISGSSDPEQITFGESERSPRLVDGVLYYIRYEKEKETLMSMGQGKEPREIASFAKIVDFSISGSDILVVAAEKADGELPFYADRLKYRFNGRGLLRSYYNLYRIGENPVKIYGGKFDVLGVKRNGGRIVIETSEFGDDYSLSDLLEIDSGGKVVKRITGESAEINDYDISEKGRIAFSGHYGLKPWEISSIIFPEEGRNIVLGNDSANTVISDSFAGAKYSVRFHGNDLYAIGREKSSSFIYRISNAVTRLTEEHRNITDYDVSGVLAFAYSTQEHPSIIHFNREYDMNPGVLGKKADVMDMDGGEGFVMFRSKDSPSLVFIHGGPHDAYGHSYFMEFQYMFQNGYNIIFTNPPGSTGYGQEYARACVGDWGGSAYNYVKKFIGVIREKYGINEKLGLTGGSYGGFMTNWIVTQTEMFRAAISERSISNLLSMVGTSDIGFWFNTLELNIERPYSMDGMRKLMELSPISYAEKVKTPTMLITGEEDYRCPIEQAEQFYVALKLNNVETELVRYQGDNHEHARSGVPKNMVDRLEIKLKWFDRYLKN from the coding sequence ATGAACGCCACGGAAGCTTACTCCATAAAATTTGCAACTGATCTCAGCGTTTCAGGTGATACCCTGTTCTTTGTGCAGAAATACATAAAGAACGGAGAGTATAAATCCTGCATTTATAGAATTTCAGGCAGTTCGGATCCAGAGCAGATCACATTTGGAGAATCGGAACGATCTCCCAGGCTGGTGGATGGCGTCCTCTATTACATCAGGTATGAGAAAGAGAAAGAGACCCTGATGTCCATGGGACAAGGTAAGGAACCAAGGGAGATTGCATCCTTTGCCAAGATCGTGGACTTCTCCATTTCCGGGAGCGACATACTCGTGGTCGCCGCAGAAAAGGCTGACGGTGAACTCCCATTCTACGCCGACAGGCTGAAGTACAGGTTCAACGGCCGTGGCCTGCTTCGCAGTTATTACAACCTTTACAGGATTGGGGAAAATCCGGTTAAGATTTATGGAGGAAAGTTTGACGTGCTTGGGGTCAAGAGGAATGGGGGACGCATTGTCATAGAAACTTCAGAATTCGGCGATGATTATTCCCTGAGTGATCTTCTGGAGATTGACTCCGGCGGCAAAGTCGTGAAGAGAATAACGGGTGAATCTGCCGAAATCAACGATTATGACATATCGGAGAAAGGAAGAATAGCATTTTCCGGCCACTACGGTCTGAAGCCATGGGAGATTAGCAGTATAATTTTCCCGGAGGAAGGCAGAAATATCGTTCTGGGCAATGATTCGGCCAACACAGTTATTTCGGATTCCTTTGCCGGTGCGAAGTATTCCGTCAGATTCCATGGGAATGATCTTTACGCCATTGGGCGGGAGAAATCCTCTTCATTCATATACCGCATTAGTAACGCGGTGACCAGATTGACTGAGGAGCACAGGAATATCACAGATTATGACGTTTCCGGGGTGCTGGCTTTTGCATATTCCACCCAGGAACATCCCTCCATTATTCACTTCAACAGGGAATATGACATGAATCCTGGGGTGCTGGGCAAGAAAGCGGATGTGATGGATATGGATGGAGGCGAAGGTTTTGTAATGTTTCGTTCGAAGGATTCACCTTCACTGGTTTTTATCCATGGGGGACCCCATGATGCCTATGGGCATTCTTACTTCATGGAATTCCAGTATATGTTCCAGAACGGATACAACATAATTTTCACAAATCCGCCTGGAAGCACAGGTTATGGACAGGAGTATGCCAGGGCCTGCGTGGGAGACTGGGGCGGTTCCGCATACAACTACGTTAAGAAATTTATCGGCGTTATTCGAGAGAAGTATGGAATCAATGAAAAACTTGGCCTGACGGGAGGATCATACGGCGGTTTCATGACAAACTGGATAGTCACGCAGACAGAAATGTTCAGGGCAGCGATTTCAGAGAGATCAATATCCAACCTCCTGAGCATGGTGGGCACCAGCGACATAGGCTTCTGGTTCAACACATTGGAACTGAATATCGAGAGGCCATATTCCATGGACGGCATGAGGAAACTGATGGAACTCTCCCCAATCAGCTATGCTGAGAAGGTGAAAACCCCAACCATGCTCATAACAGGTGAGGAGGATTATCGCTGCCCAATTGAACAAGCCGAACAGTTCTATGTGGCCCTGAAGCTTAACAACGTTGAGACCGAACTGGTAAGATACCAGGGCGACAATCATGAACATGCCAGGAGTGGAGTACCAAAGAACATGGTTGACAGACTGGAAATCAAACTGAAGTGGTTCGACAGATACCTGAAGAACTGA
- a CDS encoding cysteine hydrolase family protein gives MRLKFPTALGFAPCIWSFPIDSSFANLLLSEDYKRNYKIQSQYPVVMAEIGTDFNIVQHITPADTAIVAINLTPDHFRDVFSKLEFLNAATYLHNLAEKNKIPVIHVLTSNPQDGFKTYRQMKAERRLQRKAPKSVLDRDFDSQFASMLGRISDSIRTENDDIFSSSTLLDLLGRNQTTYALIMGFHTETAILRSALSGLDHGIMPIVVSDAVSSYSERIYYEALDIISQSTEIIDSRDLMKRWPDQ, from the coding sequence ATGAGGCTTAAATTCCCCACTGCCCTTGGGTTTGCCCCATGCATATGGTCGTTTCCAATAGATTCTTCGTTTGCAAATCTTCTCCTCTCTGAAGATTACAAAAGAAATTATAAAATTCAGTCGCAGTATCCGGTGGTCATGGCAGAGATTGGTACTGATTTCAATATTGTCCAGCATATTACTCCAGCAGACACTGCCATTGTTGCCATAAATCTCACACCGGACCACTTCAGGGATGTGTTCAGCAAACTTGAATTCCTGAATGCTGCGACCTACCTGCATAATCTTGCAGAAAAAAATAAAATTCCCGTGATTCACGTCTTAACGTCCAATCCTCAGGACGGTTTCAAGACATACAGACAGATGAAGGCAGAAAGGAGACTGCAAAGAAAGGCACCAAAATCTGTTCTTGACCGAGATTTTGATTCACAGTTTGCGTCAATGTTGGGAAGAATCAGTGATTCAATAAGAACAGAAAACGACGATATCTTCAGCAGCTCTACCCTCCTTGATCTTCTTGGTAGAAATCAGACAACGTATGCCCTAATTATGGGTTTTCACACTGAAACAGCAATATTGAGGAGTGCCCTGTCCGGCCTTGATCACGGAATAATGCCCATTGTGGTTTCAGATGCCGTTTCCAGTTACTCTGAGAGAATTTATTATGAGGCACTTGACATTATCTCCCAGTCAACAGAGATAATAGATTCAAGGGATTTGATGAAAAGATGGCCGGATCAATGA
- a CDS encoding SMP-30/gluconolactonase/LRE family protein, with the protein MEPVIVAPSLDILGEGPTWAGRTRKIYWVDIKGRRYHSMDLESGKISTFNSIGMISSIVPTDGNYMAATVDHGYYLVDSNGNHELITEIGSGNDGCRFNDGKADPFGNYVAGTMDLNESKPIGSLYGLKGKSPKMMLVNLTISNGIAWDIGKRIFYHIDTPRRRVDAYSYDSSLNLERIGVAAEFKDLPGNPDGMVIDADGRLWVAHWGGGQISVFEPDSGRKVDEIRFPAINITSCTFAGDDLTDLYVTSASTGEPGDMGGSLFVVHTGITGGKTYEYHVV; encoded by the coding sequence ATGGAACCTGTAATAGTTGCTCCCAGTCTTGACATTCTTGGAGAGGGTCCAACGTGGGCCGGCAGAACCCGTAAAATCTACTGGGTCGACATCAAGGGGAGAAGGTATCATTCCATGGACTTGGAGTCAGGAAAGATAAGCACATTCAACTCAATTGGAATGATCTCGTCAATCGTTCCAACTGATGGAAACTACATGGCGGCTACAGTTGATCACGGTTATTATCTTGTTGACAGCAATGGCAATCATGAGCTCATTACAGAGATCGGGAGCGGGAATGACGGTTGCAGATTCAATGACGGAAAAGCTGATCCTTTCGGAAATTACGTGGCCGGAACAATGGATCTGAACGAGAGTAAACCGATTGGCAGCCTTTATGGTCTTAAGGGAAAGTCGCCAAAAATGATGCTGGTGAATCTAACCATATCAAACGGTATAGCATGGGACATCGGGAAGCGAATTTTTTATCATATTGACACGCCCAGAAGGAGGGTGGATGCGTATTCATACGATTCTTCCCTGAATCTGGAAAGGATAGGGGTGGCAGCTGAATTCAAGGATCTCCCGGGGAATCCGGATGGCATGGTCATAGATGCTGATGGCAGACTATGGGTGGCACACTGGGGTGGTGGCCAGATTTCAGTATTCGAACCAGATAGCGGAAGAAAGGTTGACGAGATACGCTTCCCGGCTATCAATATAACTTCCTGCACATTTGCAGGCGATGATCTGACTGACCTGTATGTGACATCGGCATCCACAGGTGAACCGGGTGACATGGGTGGTTCACTGTTCGTTGTTCACACCGGCATTACGGGTGGCAAAACCTATGAGTATCACGTAGTATGA
- a CDS encoding AbrB/MazE/SpoVT family DNA-binding domain-containing protein — protein MEKKTTVGPKGQVVIPKDIRDKIGIKEYSEVIVDIMDDSVIIRKLKPESVTYVDYYCTTYSKKLTKRADIKKITEEQYERNVLH, from the coding sequence ATGGAAAAGAAAACAACAGTAGGACCTAAAGGTCAGGTAGTCATACCAAAAGACATCAGGGATAAAATCGGAATCAAGGAATATTCTGAAGTTATTGTTGATATTATGGATGATTCGGTTATAATACGAAAACTAAAACCAGAATCAGTAACTTATGTAGATTATTATTGTACAACCTATTCAAAGAAGCTCACGAAGAGGGCTGATATTAAGAAAATAACCGAGGAACAATATGAAAGAAACGTTTTACATTGA
- a CDS encoding type II toxin-antitoxin system VapC family toxin: protein MKETFYIDSNVFLYPVLYGDLKESERAREILSQIERKDIQAYTSTLTWDEVSYVIERTLGKTDAIEIGKKFLNFPFLRFIAVDDEVIRRSQALREKYNLKPRDSIHLSCAIERNIFKIITDDADFDEIKEIQRIPIRR, encoded by the coding sequence ATGAAAGAAACGTTTTACATTGATTCCAACGTTTTCTTATACCCGGTACTTTACGGTGATCTTAAAGAGTCTGAAAGAGCAAGGGAGATATTATCACAAATAGAGAGAAAAGATATACAAGCATACACTTCAACTTTAACTTGGGATGAAGTCTCTTATGTTATTGAACGAACCTTGGGGAAAACCGATGCTATTGAGATTGGCAAAAAGTTCCTGAATTTTCCATTCCTGCGATTTATAGCAGTAGACGATGAGGTCATAAGGAGAAGCCAAGCCCTCCGTGAAAAATACAACCTGAAACCTAGGGATTCTATTCACCTGTCTTGTGCAATTGAGCGAAATATCTTTAAAATTATAACAGATGATGCGGATTTCGATGAAATCAAAGAGATCCAAAGAATACCTATTAGACGTTAA
- a CDS encoding histidine phosphatase family protein: MAKIFVVRHAETEAVPNIPADQWKLKDGSFDAIKTMMKGVDITDVQTIYYSPLVKAKHTALIISEFFGIALEERQCLREVERYFGFIDEETFRTRVLEYFSGCDDQNFESYSTARDRIISCLKSLIAGGPGKSILIVSHGMIISILYSHLLGVSKGYGDWQKIKMPDLSILDMDNNVVEKGFFQGFKIKNPLWPGPDSKDDSEPRC, translated from the coding sequence ATGGCAAAAATTTTTGTTGTAAGGCATGCTGAAACAGAGGCTGTACCAAACATACCTGCTGATCAGTGGAAGCTCAAGGATGGTTCGTTTGATGCTATAAAAACAATGATGAAGGGCGTAGATATCACCGATGTCCAAACCATATATTACAGCCCGCTTGTCAAGGCAAAACATACGGCACTGATCATTAGTGAGTTTTTCGGCATTGCATTAGAAGAACGTCAATGCTTGAGAGAAGTTGAAAGATACTTTGGATTTATAGATGAGGAGACTTTCAGGACACGCGTTCTGGAATATTTTTCCGGGTGTGATGATCAGAATTTTGAAAGTTATAGTACTGCCAGAGACAGGATAATTTCATGTTTGAAAAGTCTTATAGCAGGGGGTCCTGGTAAATCCATATTAATCGTCTCTCACGGAATGATTATTTCAATACTTTACAGTCATCTCCTCGGGGTTTCCAAAGGTTATGGAGATTGGCAAAAAATTAAGATGCCTGATCTCTCTATATTGGACATGGACAATAATGTCGTTGAGAAAGGGTTCTTCCAAGGTTTCAAAATCAAGAACCCATTATGGCCTGGCCCAGATAGTAAAGATGATTCTGAACCACGATGTTAA
- a CDS encoding mevalonate-3-phosphate 5-kinase: MNHSDRRAKIILMGGIPGVGKSSISGYIARELGIDLVLSGDYLREFVRPVCPDLEVLQVSVYDAWKTYGSESQNTVLKGFLDQARVINSGTNAVLKRAIANGESLILETLYFVPSQLDENVLSEITPLYIYISDRDLNAKRLNERQQYTHFNSPGKRLADQLDRYRIMMSYSLEECGKFGIRAFDNLDYTKTREQILDYVK, translated from the coding sequence ATGAATCATTCAGACAGGAGAGCAAAGATCATCCTTATGGGAGGTATACCGGGTGTTGGAAAATCCAGCATATCCGGATACATTGCAAGAGAACTTGGCATTGACCTTGTACTTTCCGGTGACTATCTTCGGGAATTTGTCAGGCCGGTTTGCCCCGATCTTGAGGTTCTGCAGGTCAGTGTTTATGATGCATGGAAGACCTATGGGTCGGAATCACAGAATACAGTTCTGAAAGGGTTCCTTGACCAGGCTAGAGTTATCAACAGTGGGACAAACGCAGTGCTGAAGCGCGCCATTGCCAATGGCGAGTCCCTCATACTTGAAACCCTGTATTTTGTACCCTCGCAACTTGATGAAAATGTTCTTTCGGAAATCACCCCGCTCTACATATACATCTCTGATAGGGACCTGAATGCAAAGCGCCTCAATGAGAGACAGCAATATACACATTTCAATTCCCCCGGAAAGAGACTGGCCGACCAGCTGGACCGTTACAGGATAATGATGTCTTACTCTTTAGAGGAGTGTGGAAAATTTGGTATCAGAGCCTTCGATAATCTGGATTATACGAAAACAAGGGAACAAATACTTGATTACGTTAAGTAA
- a CDS encoding glycerol-3-phosphate dehydrogenase/oxidase, translating to MENLEFSAKTRAADLNDLENRKFDVLVIGGGINGSGVANTLAQAGISTVLVEANDFASGTSSASSKLIHGGLRYLQQGRIREVRNLIKERDYLRRNTHIVRDIEFHILITPDSWRKWEIRLGLVIYNLLGQRITFPVFHRNRGEYPSSVKGYFSYLDAMTDDARLVMSNICSAHNHGALCLNYVRLMGVEKNEHGFSAKVSDSLTGKEYVVHARMVVNCTGPWAAEVMKLAGTGSMPGIRLSKGIHLVLPAEMFPFKNAIAFRSRLDGRQLFIIPRGEVVHLGTTDNFVESPEDREVSQEEISYLIESTSAIFGKIDRGSIITTFSGIRPLVSESSDPGKATREFSVIQENGIIHVLGGKLTDYRIASRKVAGIVARHLGISTDLEKLPVIDYDRHAVDDPVQYDLDYECAITVDDIVRRREGSSIYSMDAGASMKRKAETHLAGGGA from the coding sequence ATGGAAAATCTTGAATTCTCAGCAAAGACAAGAGCGGCAGATCTAAATGATCTTGAAAACAGGAAATTTGATGTACTGGTCATAGGTGGAGGAATCAATGGATCGGGAGTGGCCAACACTCTAGCCCAGGCTGGAATCAGCACTGTTCTGGTGGAGGCCAATGATTTTGCATCAGGAACAAGCTCCGCTTCATCAAAGCTGATACATGGCGGGCTCAGATACCTGCAGCAGGGCAGGATTCGTGAGGTAAGGAATCTCATAAAGGAACGGGATTACCTGAGGCGAAATACACATATTGTAAGGGACATCGAGTTTCACATACTTATTACCCCTGATTCATGGCGTAAATGGGAAATCAGGCTCGGCCTTGTGATTTACAATCTCCTGGGCCAGAGGATCACATTTCCGGTATTTCACAGGAACCGGGGAGAATATCCTTCCTCTGTGAAAGGGTATTTTTCATACCTTGATGCCATGACCGATGATGCAAGGCTTGTCATGAGCAACATATGTTCTGCACACAACCATGGTGCCCTATGCCTGAATTATGTCAGGCTCATGGGGGTTGAAAAAAACGAACACGGATTTTCGGCAAAGGTATCTGACAGCCTGACAGGTAAGGAATATGTGGTGCATGCCAGAATGGTTGTCAACTGCACCGGACCTTGGGCTGCAGAGGTCATGAAATTAGCTGGAACTGGCAGTATGCCCGGGATACGGCTAAGCAAAGGCATTCATCTTGTACTTCCTGCTGAAATGTTTCCCTTTAAAAATGCAATTGCCTTCCGATCGCGGCTGGATGGAAGGCAGCTCTTCATAATTCCCCGTGGCGAGGTGGTCCACCTGGGCACCACAGACAACTTTGTTGAATCCCCAGAGGACAGGGAAGTAAGCCAGGAGGAGATCAGTTACCTGATTGAGAGCACATCAGCCATCTTTGGCAAAATTGACAGAGGATCCATAATAACAACATTCAGCGGAATAAGGCCACTTGTTTCTGAGAGCAGCGATCCGGGAAAAGCAACAAGGGAGTTTTCCGTTATCCAGGAAAATGGCATCATACATGTGCTTGGGGGCAAACTGACGGATTACCGCATAGCTTCTAGGAAAGTGGCAGGAATAGTTGCCCGGCATCTTGGAATCAGTACAGACTTGGAAAAGCTTCCAGTTATTGATTATGATCGCCATGCCGTGGATGATCCGGTGCAGTATGATCTTGACTATGAGTGTGCCATTACAGTTGATGATATTGTCAGGAGAAGGGAAGGTTCTTCCATATACAGTATGGATGCTGGTGCTTCCATGAAAAGGAAAGCTGAAACACACCTGGCAGGAGGGGGTGCCTGA
- a CDS encoding diacylglycerol kinase family lipid kinase yields the protein MPEIRFKAIVNPVAGSGSSLHRWPEIKDMVQKITSDISYTTSPGHATLLAAEAVSAGFDGIIIVGGDGTINEVVQATAERDIIIAPLSSGTGSDFMRSLGLPDAHEILESLASGIFTRIDSGLMEYGNRQRRFLNIMEAGFGAEVMLYVNSHRRSRGAFNTGVIRSLWKLRTYGITLRYGTSVLELETVEVVVANGRYFGGGMLASPDSSLTDGMLDIHIVGGMGRMELLSKLGKLRNGTYISDRKVNTYHLWELSMEGNAPMEADGENMGTLPVTVRAVPHSLSIAGKISGNSGAES from the coding sequence GTGCCTGAAATCAGGTTCAAGGCAATAGTGAATCCGGTGGCAGGATCAGGTTCGTCACTTCACAGGTGGCCTGAAATAAAGGATATGGTCCAGAAAATAACCAGTGACATTTCATACACGACTTCACCGGGACATGCGACACTGCTTGCTGCTGAGGCAGTTTCGGCAGGGTTTGACGGAATCATAATAGTTGGTGGTGATGGTACAATAAATGAGGTAGTGCAGGCCACAGCCGAAAGGGACATTATTATTGCCCCGCTTTCATCAGGGACTGGATCCGACTTCATGCGGAGCCTGGGGCTGCCTGATGCTCATGAGATTCTTGAATCGCTTGCCTCAGGCATTTTCACTAGGATCGATTCGGGTCTAATGGAATATGGAAACAGACAGAGGCGTTTTCTCAACATAATGGAGGCAGGATTCGGGGCGGAGGTTATGCTTTATGTAAATTCACACAGAAGGAGCAGAGGGGCTTTCAATACCGGGGTAATCAGGTCACTTTGGAAACTCAGGACATATGGTATCACCCTGCGGTACGGCACATCTGTGCTGGAACTTGAAACTGTGGAAGTTGTAGTGGCCAATGGGAGATATTTCGGCGGGGGAATGCTGGCTTCCCCAGATTCATCCCTGACTGATGGAATGCTTGACATCCACATAGTTGGAGGTATGGGAAGAATGGAGCTTCTTTCCAAGCTTGGGAAGCTGAGGAATGGAACGTATATATCCGACAGGAAGGTGAATACGTATCACCTATGGGAGTTATCAATGGAAGGCAATGCACCCATGGAGGCAGACGGTGAAAATATGGGAACACTTCCTGTCACTGTCAGGGCAGTACCTCACTCACTGAGCATAGCCGGGAAAATTTCAGGCAATTCCGGAGCAGAATCATGA